From one Bacteroides fragilis NCTC 9343 genomic stretch:
- a CDS encoding trypsin-like peptidase domain-containing protein produces MKQTTKNILGIGAVVLLSAGVAGVTTYTMLKPENRDSLSFNEQFRQNPGARLAAYDAINAQPVDLTQAAENSLHAVVHIKSTQQAKEQTVTVRDPFAEIFGDIFGNGGRQQRRVQTQPRVGFGSGVIISKDGYIVTNNHVIDGADEIIVKLNDNREFKGRMIGTDPNSDLALVKIEGDDFPTIPVGDSDALKVGEWVLAVGNPFNLTSTVTAGIVSAKARTLGVYGIGGVESFIQTDAAINQGNSGGALVNAKGELVGINAVLSSPTGAYAGYGFAIPTSVMTKVVSDLKQYGTVQRALLGIKGTSLAGDGDMMSDQPIDKSGATLSDKRKEFGVVDGVWVREIVDGGSAAGSDIKVDDVIIGIDGKKVQNFADLQEAIAQHRPGDKVTVKVMRDKKEKNINITLKNEQGTTKIVKDAGMEILGAAFKELPDDLKKQLNLGYGLQVTGVTSGKMADAGVRKGFIILKANDQPMRKVSDLEEVMKAAVKSPNQVLFLTGVFPSGKRGYYAVDLTQE; encoded by the coding sequence ATGAAACAGACAACAAAAAACATTCTCGGGATAGGAGCAGTAGTTCTTCTCAGTGCAGGAGTTGCCGGAGTGACAACCTATACGATGTTGAAGCCGGAGAACAGAGACAGCCTGTCGTTTAATGAACAGTTCCGTCAGAATCCCGGTGCTCGCTTGGCTGCTTATGACGCCATTAATGCCCAGCCTGTAGATCTGACGCAGGCGGCGGAAAATTCGCTTCATGCTGTAGTACATATAAAATCGACTCAACAGGCTAAAGAACAAACTGTGACCGTACGCGACCCGTTTGCAGAGATATTCGGGGATATCTTCGGTAATGGTGGCAGACAGCAGCGCCGTGTACAGACCCAGCCGCGTGTCGGCTTCGGTTCCGGTGTCATCATTTCCAAAGACGGTTACATCGTCACCAATAATCACGTGATCGACGGTGCGGACGAAATTATCGTTAAGCTGAATGACAACCGCGAGTTTAAAGGTCGCATGATCGGTACCGACCCGAATTCTGATTTGGCTCTGGTCAAGATCGAGGGAGACGATTTCCCGACCATCCCCGTGGGCGATTCTGATGCCTTGAAAGTAGGAGAGTGGGTATTGGCGGTAGGTAACCCGTTCAATCTTACCTCGACTGTAACTGCCGGTATCGTCAGTGCCAAGGCACGTACGCTCGGTGTGTACGGCATCGGGGGAGTAGAATCGTTCATCCAGACAGATGCCGCCATCAATCAGGGAAACAGCGGTGGAGCTTTGGTGAATGCAAAAGGTGAATTGGTAGGTATCAATGCCGTGCTTTCTTCGCCCACAGGCGCTTATGCCGGATACGGTTTTGCCATTCCGACCAGTGTGATGACCAAAGTGGTCAGCGACCTGAAACAATACGGAACCGTACAACGTGCGTTGCTGGGTATCAAGGGTACTTCGCTTGCGGGTGACGGTGATATGATGTCCGATCAGCCGATCGACAAATCGGGAGCCACACTGTCCGATAAGCGCAAAGAGTTCGGCGTAGTGGATGGCGTTTGGGTACGCGAAATCGTAGATGGAGGTTCTGCTGCCGGTTCCGATATCAAGGTAGATGATGTCATCATCGGTATCGATGGCAAGAAAGTGCAGAACTTTGCCGACCTGCAGGAAGCCATTGCACAGCATCGTCCGGGCGATAAAGTGACCGTGAAGGTGATGCGTGACAAGAAAGAAAAGAATATCAATATAACATTGAAGAACGAACAAGGTACAACAAAGATTGTGAAGGATGCGGGTATGGAGATTCTGGGCGCTGCCTTCAAGGAGTTGCCGGACGACTTGAAGAAACAACTCAATCTCGGATACGGCTTGCAGGTTACCGGAGTCACTTCGGGCAAGATGGCGGATGCCGGTGTGCGGAAGGGCTTCATCATCCTGAAAGCCAACGATCAGCCTATGCGCAAAGTCAGCGACCTTGAAGAAGTGATGAAAGCTGCTGTGAAGTCACCGAACCAGGTACTCTTCCTCACAGGAGTATTCCCTTCAGGAAAACGCGGCTATTACGCTGTAGACTTGACTCAGGAGTGA
- a CDS encoding transglutaminase-like domain-containing protein translates to MRKLLYIVMIFIGVSACTSRQESKPYDWDDDLHQRLLADFCLTESQVKDYIRKYIPDVTDEQMRQWEESKALECRVIDGEKRYFRNAGPNLFRIDSACCAVKMEKEGTSLSTSEQVNKEHLPEVMAAVRKEKTPVVQPKRMRVTYTLTVDSNAVPAGKMIRCWLPYPRTDQPRQQNVKLLHVSEPRYTLSPPSCRHSTLYMEKQAIPGEPTVFSETFEYTSCAEWHPLKPGNILPYDTAGTLYKEYTAERETHIRFTPRIKELAANLAVGETNPLLKAQRIFRWINDHFPWASAREYSTIENIPEYVLDNRHGDCGQVSLLFITLCRCSGIPARFQSGFMMHPRAWNLHDWAEVYFEGAGWVPVDQSFGIPTFADNPEEKMFFMGGIDSWRMIVNSDYSMPLVPEKKYPRSETVDFQRGEVEWEGGNLYFPQWSYHMDIDYLNY, encoded by the coding sequence ATGAGAAAATTGCTTTATATTGTGATGATATTCATCGGCGTCTCCGCCTGCACCTCCCGGCAGGAGTCCAAGCCTTACGACTGGGACGACGACCTGCATCAACGATTGCTGGCGGATTTCTGCCTGACCGAATCCCAGGTGAAAGACTATATCCGCAAATACATTCCCGACGTGACGGACGAACAGATGCGCCAATGGGAAGAGAGCAAGGCGCTTGAATGCCGGGTGATCGACGGAGAGAAACGTTATTTCCGCAATGCCGGTCCCAACCTGTTCCGGATAGACTCTGCCTGCTGTGCCGTCAAAATGGAGAAAGAGGGTACTTCACTGAGCACGAGCGAACAGGTCAATAAAGAGCATCTGCCCGAAGTGATGGCTGCTGTCAGGAAAGAAAAAACTCCTGTGGTGCAGCCCAAACGCATGCGGGTCACTTACACGCTGACGGTGGACAGCAATGCCGTACCTGCCGGAAAAATGATTCGTTGCTGGTTGCCTTATCCCCGGACAGACCAGCCCCGCCAGCAAAATGTAAAATTGCTCCATGTCAGCGAACCCCGTTACACATTGTCCCCGCCTTCATGTCGGCACAGCACCCTCTATATGGAGAAGCAAGCCATCCCCGGTGAGCCGACGGTCTTTTCGGAAACCTTTGAGTACACCTCGTGTGCCGAATGGCATCCGTTGAAGCCCGGGAATATTCTGCCTTATGACACTGCCGGTACTCTTTATAAGGAGTATACTGCCGAACGGGAAACCCATATCCGCTTCACCCCCCGCATCAAGGAGCTGGCTGCCAATCTGGCAGTCGGTGAAACCAATCCTTTGTTGAAGGCACAGCGCATTTTCCGTTGGATAAACGATCATTTCCCCTGGGCTTCGGCCCGCGAATATTCCACTATTGAGAATATTCCGGAATATGTGCTCGACAATCGTCACGGCGATTGCGGTCAGGTGAGCCTGCTGTTTATCACCCTCTGCCGTTGCAGTGGCATTCCCGCCCGTTTCCAGAGCGGCTTTATGATGCATCCGCGTGCCTGGAACCTGCACGACTGGGCGGAAGTCTATTTCGAAGGCGCAGGCTGGGTGCCGGTAGACCAATCGTTCGGTATTCCCACATTTGCCGACAATCCCGAAGAAAAGATGTTCTTTATGGGAGGTATCGACTCCTGGCGCATGATAGTCAACAGCGATTATTCCATGCCGCTGGTGCCGGAGAAGAAATATCCGCGTAGTGAAACCGTTGATTTCCAGCGTGGCGAGGTGGAGTGGGAAGGGGGCAACCTGTACTTCCCGCAGTGGAGTTATCACATGGATATAGACTATCTGAATTATTAA
- a CDS encoding dipeptide epimerase produces the protein MQNRRDFLKTAAFAAIGSGLSLQGAFAGEKAPVSFAINQLGLGAKMKLRFFPYELKLKHVFTVATYSRTTTPDVQVEIEYDGVIGYGEASMPPYLGQTVDSVMGFLKKVDLEQFDDPFRLEDILAYVDGLTPGDTAAKAAIDIALHDLVGKLLGAPWYRIWGLDKAKAPSTTFTIGIDTPEVVREKTLEVAGQFNILKVKLGRENDKQMIETIRSVSDLPIAVDANQGWTDKKYALDMIQWLKEKGIVMIEQPMPKTRLDDIAWVAQHSPLPVFADESLQRLSDVAGLKGAFTGINIKLMKCTGMREAWKMVTLARALGMKVMVGCMTETSCAVSAAAQFSPAVDFADLDGNLLIANDRFKGMEVVKGKITLNDLPGIGVVKI, from the coding sequence ATGCAAAACCGAAGAGATTTTCTCAAGACGGCTGCCTTTGCCGCTATCGGTTCGGGACTGTCATTGCAAGGAGCTTTTGCCGGAGAGAAAGCCCCTGTTTCGTTCGCGATCAATCAACTCGGCCTGGGGGCAAAGATGAAATTGCGTTTTTTCCCTTACGAACTGAAGTTGAAGCATGTATTTACCGTGGCCACTTATTCGCGCACCACCACTCCCGATGTGCAGGTAGAGATAGAATATGACGGAGTCATCGGCTACGGTGAGGCTTCGATGCCTCCTTATCTGGGACAGACGGTAGACTCGGTGATGGGGTTTCTGAAGAAAGTCGATCTGGAACAGTTCGACGATCCGTTCCGGCTGGAAGATATACTGGCTTATGTAGATGGTCTCACTCCGGGAGATACGGCTGCCAAAGCTGCCATCGACATTGCATTGCACGACCTGGTGGGTAAACTTTTGGGAGCACCCTGGTACAGGATCTGGGGGTTGGATAAGGCGAAAGCACCTTCGACCACCTTCACGATAGGCATCGATACACCGGAAGTGGTACGTGAAAAGACGCTTGAAGTGGCCGGGCAGTTCAATATCCTCAAAGTGAAGCTGGGGCGTGAGAATGACAAACAGATGATTGAAACGATCCGTTCGGTGAGCGATCTGCCTATCGCGGTCGATGCCAATCAGGGATGGACGGATAAGAAATATGCATTGGACATGATTCAGTGGCTGAAGGAGAAAGGGATCGTGATGATTGAACAGCCCATGCCCAAAACACGGTTGGACGATATTGCGTGGGTGGCCCAGCATAGTCCGTTGCCGGTTTTTGCCGATGAATCTTTGCAGCGGTTGAGCGATGTGGCCGGGCTGAAGGGGGCTTTTACCGGAATAAATATCAAACTGATGAAGTGCACCGGTATGCGGGAAGCCTGGAAGATGGTGACGTTGGCGCGTGCATTGGGAATGAAAGTGATGGTAGGCTGTATGACGGAAACTTCGTGTGCGGTCTCTGCCGCCGCACAATTCTCTCCGGCCGTCGACTTTGCCGATCTGGACGGAAACCTGCTGATAGCGAACGACCGCTTCAAAGGGATGGAAGTTGTAAAAGGTAAGATCACCCTCAACGACCTTCCGGGGATCGGGGTGGTTAAAATATGA
- a CDS encoding C40 family peptidase — protein MKNMIPFVSLLLAVSACTGIPENKKNALPQDVERLSGEVRDRFIPDKRVILWDVDYDVSGKTITVKGATTSPEAKAALLSGLEEKAYEVKDSLQLVPDSAALEGKMYGIVNLSVCNMRVEDDFSSEMTTQALMGMPVKVLQHRNWYCIQTPDNYIAWVHRVGIHPVTKAGLDAWNKADKIVVTSHYGFTYQQPDAKSQSVSDVVAGNRLKYEGKQGGFYKVSYPDGRQAYISQSISMPEKEWRASLKQDASSIIRTAYTMMGIPYLWAGTSSKGVDCSGFVRTVLFMHDIIIPRDASQQAYVGEHINIAPDFGNVQPGDLIFFGRKATAEKRERVVHVAIYLGDKKFIHSQGDVHVSSFDPADADFDEYNLNRLLYAVRVLPSIDKEETLNTTVTNPYYN, from the coding sequence ATGAAGAATATGATTCCTTTTGTATCGCTGCTTTTGGCAGTGTCCGCCTGTACGGGTATTCCTGAAAACAAGAAAAATGCCCTCCCTCAAGATGTAGAACGATTGTCCGGTGAAGTCCGCGACCGCTTCATTCCCGATAAGCGTGTCATCCTTTGGGATGTGGATTACGATGTATCCGGAAAGACGATTACCGTAAAGGGGGCAACTACTTCGCCGGAAGCTAAGGCGGCTTTGTTATCGGGGCTGGAAGAGAAGGCTTATGAAGTAAAGGACAGCCTGCAACTGGTTCCGGACAGTGCGGCTCTGGAAGGAAAGATGTACGGCATTGTCAATCTTTCCGTATGTAATATGCGTGTAGAGGATGATTTTTCTTCGGAAATGACCACTCAGGCATTGATGGGAATGCCCGTTAAAGTGTTGCAACATCGCAACTGGTACTGCATCCAGACGCCCGATAATTATATCGCATGGGTACACCGGGTAGGAATCCATCCGGTCACCAAAGCCGGGCTGGATGCCTGGAACAAGGCAGATAAAATTGTAGTGACGTCGCATTACGGGTTCACTTATCAGCAGCCGGATGCAAAGTCTCAATCCGTGTCGGACGTGGTAGCCGGAAACCGTCTGAAGTACGAAGGTAAGCAAGGAGGATTCTATAAAGTCTCTTATCCGGACGGTCGGCAGGCTTATATCTCACAATCGATATCGATGCCCGAAAAGGAGTGGCGTGCCTCTTTGAAGCAAGACGCTTCAAGCATCATCCGAACCGCTTATACCATGATGGGGATTCCTTATCTCTGGGCGGGTACTTCTTCGAAGGGAGTCGATTGCAGCGGCTTTGTACGTACCGTCTTATTCATGCACGATATCATCATTCCCCGTGACGCCTCTCAACAGGCTTATGTGGGCGAGCATATCAACATTGCACCGGACTTCGGCAATGTTCAGCCGGGAGATTTGATTTTCTTCGGGCGGAAGGCTACTGCCGAAAAGAGGGAGCGTGTGGTTCATGTAGCCATTTATCTGGGTGATAAGAAGTTCATCCATTCGCAAGGCGATGTGCATGTCAGCAGTTTCGATCCGGCAGATGCCGATTTTGATGAGTACAATCTGAACCGCCTGCTGTATGCGGTCCGTGTGTTGCCATCTATAGATAAGGAGGAAACTTTAAATACCACCGTTACGAATCCGTATTATAACTAA
- a CDS encoding YihY/virulence factor BrkB family protein — MNQRLSDIWKFITYDIWRITESEVTRTKFSIYNIIKTIYLCVNRFNKDRIVNKASALTYSTLLAIVPILAIVFAIARGFGVSTLMESQFRDGFGGSTEATDIILQFVDSYLSQTKNGIFIGVGLVMLLWTVLNLVSNIEITFNRIWQVKKGRSMYRKITDYFSMFLLMPILIVVSGGLSIFVGTMLKSMADFVLLAPILKFLIRLIPFVLTWLMFTGLYIFMPNTKVKFKHALISGILAGSAYQAFQFLYISSQLWVSKYNAIYGSFAALPMFLLWLQISWTICLFGAELTYAGQNIRNFSFDRDTQNISRRYRDFISILIMSLIAKRFENNETPYTAEEISEEHRIPIRLTNQILYQLQEIHLIHEVVTDQKSEDIAYQPSIDINQLNVALLLDRLDTYGSEDFKVDKDEEFSEQWKVLLDSREEYYKKASKVLLKDL, encoded by the coding sequence ATGAATCAGCGTCTCTCCGATATATGGAAATTCATTACCTATGATATCTGGCGGATCACGGAAAGCGAAGTCACCCGCACCAAGTTCTCGATATACAATATCATCAAAACGATCTATCTCTGCGTCAACCGCTTCAACAAAGACCGCATTGTCAATAAAGCCTCAGCGCTGACCTACAGCACCCTGCTCGCCATTGTGCCCATACTCGCCATCGTCTTTGCCATCGCGCGCGGATTCGGGGTCTCCACTTTGATGGAAAGCCAGTTTCGTGATGGCTTCGGAGGGTCCACCGAGGCGACGGATATTATCCTGCAATTCGTAGACTCGTATCTGTCACAGACCAAAAACGGTATTTTTATCGGAGTCGGCCTGGTCATGTTACTGTGGACCGTACTCAACCTGGTCAGTAACATTGAAATCACCTTCAACCGCATCTGGCAGGTAAAGAAAGGGCGCAGCATGTACCGCAAAATCACCGATTACTTTTCAATGTTCCTATTGATGCCGATCCTGATCGTAGTATCGGGCGGTCTTTCCATCTTTGTAGGCACAATGCTGAAGAGTATGGCGGATTTTGTTTTACTTGCCCCTATCCTGAAATTCCTGATCCGTCTGATTCCGTTCGTGCTGACCTGGCTGATGTTTACGGGACTCTATATCTTCATGCCCAATACCAAGGTGAAATTCAAGCATGCACTGATCTCCGGCATCCTGGCCGGTTCGGCTTATCAGGCATTTCAGTTCCTGTACATCAGCAGTCAGTTGTGGGTGTCCAAATACAATGCCATTTACGGTAGTTTCGCCGCTCTCCCGATGTTCTTGTTATGGTTGCAGATATCATGGACCATCTGCCTGTTCGGTGCCGAGCTGACGTATGCCGGCCAGAACATCCGCAACTTCAGTTTCGACAGAGATACGCAGAACATCAGTCGCCGTTACCGCGATTTCATATCTATCTTAATCATGTCTCTTATAGCCAAACGTTTCGAAAACAACGAAACGCCTTACACCGCCGAAGAGATATCCGAAGAACATCGCATCCCGATTCGGCTGACCAATCAGATACTTTACCAACTGCAGGAGATACACCTGATTCACGAAGTAGTCACCGATCAAAAAAGCGAGGATATCGCATACCAGCCTTCCATCGACATCAATCAGCTGAATGTAGCGCTATTGCTCGACCGGCTGGACACATACGGCTCAGAAGATTTTAAAGTCGATAAAGACGAGGAATTCAGCGAGCAATGGAAGGTTTTGCTTGACTCCAGGGAAGAATATTATAAAAAGGCAAGCAAAGTATTGCTGAAGGACTTGTAG
- a CDS encoding nitroreductase family protein — protein sequence MNDFLQLVNARQSDRAYDKSRLVEADKLERILEAGRLAPSACNAQPWRFVVVTDPSLAEKVGKAAAGLGMNKFAKDAPVHIIVVEESANITSRLGGKLKGKHFPLIDIGIVAAHMVLAAESEGLGSCILGWFDEKEIKSLTGIPSSKRVLLDILIGYPVKEKRKKIRKESGKIISYNSY from the coding sequence ATGAACGACTTTCTGCAATTGGTAAATGCCCGGCAAAGTGACAGGGCTTACGATAAATCGCGTCTTGTGGAGGCGGATAAGCTGGAACGCATCCTTGAAGCGGGACGGCTGGCACCTTCTGCCTGCAATGCCCAGCCTTGGAGGTTCGTGGTAGTGACCGATCCGTCATTGGCGGAGAAGGTCGGTAAGGCTGCTGCGGGCTTGGGAATGAATAAATTTGCCAAGGATGCTCCGGTGCATATCATCGTTGTAGAAGAGTCTGCCAACATTACTTCGCGGCTGGGCGGAAAACTGAAGGGAAAACATTTTCCGTTGATCGATATCGGTATTGTGGCTGCACACATGGTGCTGGCTGCCGAAAGCGAAGGGCTGGGATCATGTATACTCGGCTGGTTCGATGAAAAAGAGATAAAGAGCCTGACCGGTATTCCCTCTTCCAAACGTGTATTACTGGATATCCTGATCGGATATCCGGTGAAAGAGAAACGAAAGAAGATCCGGAAAGAAAGCGGGAAAATTATTTCTTATAACAGCTATTAA
- a CDS encoding riboflavin synthase produces the protein MFSGIVEEYATVVALVKDQENIHFTLKCSFVNELKIDQSISHNGVCLTVVSMTEDTYTVTAMKETLDRSNLRLLKVGDKVNVERSMMMNGRLDGHIVQGHVDQTAECIDIKDADGSWYFTFKYAFDKEMAKRGYITVDKGSVTVNGVSLTVCNPTDDTFQVAIIPYTYEHTNFHTFGKGSVVNLEFDIIGKYISRMIQYK, from the coding sequence ATGTTTTCCGGAATCGTAGAAGAGTATGCTACCGTTGTGGCACTGGTGAAAGACCAGGAGAATATACATTTCACACTGAAGTGTTCGTTTGTAAATGAATTGAAGATAGATCAGAGTATCTCTCACAATGGGGTCTGCCTGACCGTGGTCAGCATGACTGAAGATACCTACACTGTGACTGCCATGAAAGAGACACTGGACCGGTCGAACCTTCGTCTGCTGAAAGTGGGGGACAAGGTGAACGTGGAACGCAGCATGATGATGAACGGACGTCTGGACGGCCATATTGTGCAGGGACATGTGGATCAGACCGCCGAATGTATCGATATCAAAGATGCAGACGGAAGCTGGTATTTTACGTTTAAATATGCTTTCGACAAAGAGATGGCCAAGCGCGGCTATATTACGGTCGATAAGGGTTCGGTTACGGTCAACGGTGTCAGCCTGACGGTATGCAACCCGACTGACGATACTTTTCAGGTGGCGATTATCCCATATACCTACGAGCATACCAATTTCCATACTTTCGGGAAGGGCAGTGTTGTCAACCTGGAATTTGATATTATCGGCAAGTATATCAGCCGGATGATCCAGTACAAATAA
- the phoU gene encoding phosphate signaling complex protein PhoU — protein sequence MVKFIESELVLLKKEIDEMWTLVYNQLDRAGEAVLTLDKELAQQVIVRERRVNAFELKIDSDVEDVIALYNPVAIDLRFVLAMLKINTNLERLGDFAEGIARFVVKSEEPVLDEELLKRLRLEEMQKQVLSMLEVAKRALNEESLELATSVFAKDNLLDEINAEATAVLAEYIKEHPESTLSCLNLVGVFRKLERSGDHITNIAEEIVFFIDAKVLKHSGKVEEHYPAK from the coding sequence ATGGTGAAGTTTATAGAATCAGAACTTGTTCTGCTGAAAAAGGAAATAGACGAGATGTGGACATTGGTTTACAACCAGTTGGACAGGGCAGGGGAGGCAGTGTTGACCCTGGATAAGGAACTGGCCCAGCAGGTGATTGTCCGTGAACGCAGGGTGAATGCTTTCGAATTGAAGATAGACAGCGACGTGGAAGACGTGATCGCTTTATATAATCCGGTAGCTATCGACCTTCGCTTTGTGTTGGCCATGTTGAAAATCAACACCAACCTGGAGCGTCTGGGCGACTTTGCAGAAGGAATCGCACGTTTTGTAGTGAAGAGTGAAGAGCCGGTTCTGGATGAAGAGTTACTGAAACGACTCCGTCTGGAAGAGATGCAGAAACAGGTGCTTTCGATGCTTGAAGTGGCAAAACGCGCATTGAACGAAGAGAGCCTGGAGCTGGCAACCTCCGTATTCGCTAAAGATAATTTATTGGACGAGATCAATGCGGAGGCTACGGCTGTTTTGGCAGAGTATATCAAAGAGCATCCGGAAAGCACTCTCTCGTGCCTCAATCTGGTGGGAGTATTCCGTAAATTGGAACGTTCCGGCGACCATATAACGAATATTGCAGAAGAGATAGTCTTTTTCATCGATGCTAAAGTCTTGAAGCATAGTGGCAAGGTAGAAGAGCATTATCCTGCTAAATAA
- the pstB gene encoding phosphate ABC transporter ATP-binding protein PstB, translated as MDTTVKIDARDVNFWYGDFHALKGISMEIEEKSVVAFIGPSGCGKSTFLRLFNRMNDLIPATRLTGEIRIDGENIYDKGVQVDELRKNVGMVFQRPNPFPKSIFENVAYGLRVNGVKDNAFIRQRVEETLKGAALWDEVKDKLKESAFALSGGQQQRLCIARAMAVSPSVLLMDEPASALDPISTAKVEELIHELKERYTIVIVTHNMQQAARVSDKTAFFYMGQMVEFGDTKKIFTNPEKEATQNYITGRFG; from the coding sequence ATGGATACAACAGTAAAAATTGATGCGCGTGATGTGAACTTCTGGTATGGTGACTTCCATGCACTGAAGGGGATCAGTATGGAGATTGAAGAAAAATCGGTAGTCGCGTTTATAGGTCCTTCCGGATGTGGGAAATCTACTTTTCTACGCCTTTTTAATCGGATGAACGACTTGATTCCTGCAACCCGCCTGACGGGAGAGATCCGCATAGACGGCGAAAACATCTATGACAAGGGAGTGCAGGTGGACGAGCTGCGTAAAAATGTAGGCATGGTGTTCCAGCGTCCCAATCCTTTTCCGAAAAGCATTTTTGAAAACGTGGCTTACGGGTTGAGAGTGAATGGAGTGAAAGATAATGCCTTTATCCGTCAGCGGGTGGAGGAGACCCTGAAGGGTGCCGCGCTTTGGGATGAAGTGAAGGACAAACTGAAAGAATCGGCTTTTGCCTTGTCCGGCGGACAGCAGCAGCGCCTTTGTATCGCACGCGCAATGGCTGTATCGCCTTCGGTGCTGTTGATGGACGAACCGGCTTCGGCGCTCGACCCTATTTCGACGGCAAAGGTGGAAGAGTTGATACACGAGTTGAAAGAACGGTATACCATTGTGATTGTGACGCACAATATGCAGCAGGCTGCACGTGTCAGTGATAAGACGGCGTTTTTCTATATGGGGCAGATGGTGGAGTTTGGCGACACGAAGAAGATCTTTACGAACCCGGAGAAGGAAGCGACACAAAACTATATAACCGGACGTTTCGGATGA
- the pstA gene encoding phosphate ABC transporter permease PstA: MEILNNTKAKRRSQGIAFGIFRLLSLCIVLILFAILGFIIYKGIGVISWDFLTTAPTDGMTGGGIWPAIVGTFYLMVGSALFAFPVGVMSGIYMNEYAPKGKLVRFIRVMTNNLSGIPSIVFGLFGMALFVNYMDFGDSILAGSLTLGLLCVPLVIRTTEEALKAIPDSMREGSRALGATKLQTIWHVILPMGMPNIITGLILALGRVSGETAPILFTCAAYFLPQLPTSILDQCMALPYHLYVISTSGTDMEAQLPLAYGTALVLIVIILLVNLLANALRKYFEKKVKMN, from the coding sequence ATGGAAATACTGAATAATACAAAAGCTAAAAGACGTTCGCAGGGGATCGCTTTCGGCATATTCCGGCTGCTGAGTTTATGCATTGTGCTGATTTTGTTCGCGATTCTGGGATTCATCATCTATAAGGGTATCGGCGTGATCAGCTGGGATTTTCTGACCACCGCTCCTACTGACGGGATGACGGGAGGAGGCATCTGGCCGGCTATCGTGGGTACATTCTACCTGATGGTGGGCAGTGCGCTGTTTGCCTTTCCGGTGGGTGTGATGAGTGGTATTTACATGAACGAGTATGCGCCGAAGGGCAAACTGGTACGCTTTATCCGGGTGATGACCAACAACCTGAGCGGTATTCCGTCGATTGTTTTCGGTCTCTTCGGTATGGCGCTGTTTGTTAATTATATGGATTTCGGCGATAGTATTCTGGCGGGTTCGCTGACGTTGGGGCTGCTTTGCGTACCTTTGGTGATCCGTACTACGGAAGAGGCATTGAAGGCAATACCGGACAGCATGCGCGAGGGAAGCCGTGCACTGGGAGCTACCAAGCTTCAGACCATCTGGCACGTGATTCTGCCTATGGGAATGCCGAATATCATCACCGGATTGATTCTGGCCTTGGGACGTGTGTCGGGAGAAACGGCTCCGATCCTGTTCACTTGTGCGGCGTATTTCCTCCCGCAATTGCCCACAAGCATCTTAGATCAATGTATGGCATTGCCCTATCACTTGTATGTGATATCGACCAGCGGAACGGATATGGAGGCACAGTTGCCTCTGGCTTATGGAACGGCCTTGGTACTGATTGTAATCATACTCCTGGTGAACCTGCTGGCCAATGCCTTGCGAAAGTATTTTGAGAAGAAAGTAAAAATGAATTAG